Genomic DNA from Verrucomicrobiota bacterium:
TTCTTCGATGTGGCCGTTGGCCGTCAGGACGTCCAACCGCCCGTCCAGGTCGTAGTCGAAGAAGAACAGACCGAACTTCATCAGCAACAAACTCGCCGGTCCAACGCCCTCCGTGATCGCTTCGTCTGCGAAAACAAGCGAATCGCGCTGAGACACGTAAAGCGCATTGGGTTCGTTGGCAAAATTGCCGATCGCGATGCCGAGGGCGTCGTCGTTGCGAAACCGCGCCGCGTCGATGCCCATGGCGCCTCGCGTTTGCCCGTAGCTGTCGAACGCGATCCCGGCGTGCGTGCCGACTTCTTTGAACGTGCCGTTCCAGCGGTTGCTCAACACGAAGTTCTGCACCGTGTCGTTGGCCACCACCAGATCGATCCAGTGATCCCCGTTCACATCGACCGGCGCGACGCCGAGCGACTTCGCCATCGGCAGGCCCGTGACCGGATTTTTGACCTGGACGCCGCTCTCTTCCGACACGTCTTTGAATCGCCCGCCGCCTTCGTTGCGATAGAGATACGGGAACGTGCCCGCGAAATTCCAAGGGCGTCCGTAAGCGCGGCCCAGGCCGACGAGGCGGTTGTCCACCTCGAAGTCAATCTCGCGAGACCATTGCACGTAGTTGCAGACGAATAAATCCAGATCGCCATCGTTGTCGCAGTCGATCCAGGCCGCGCTTGTGCTCCAGCCTGTCGGCGACCCTCCAACGCCGGCCGCTGCCGTTATGTCGCCAAATTTTCCGCCTCCGAGATTATGGAAAAGCCGGTTGCCCCCGACGCACGTGATGAAAACGTCTGTCAGCCCGTCGTTGTCGTAGTCGCCCACGGCGACGCCCATCGCGTAAAGGCTCACGTCCAGCCCGGAGCCGGCGGTGGCGTCGTCGAATCGTCCTGTGCCATCGTTTCGGTAGAGCGCAAGGGTCGCAACCTGTCGGCCTTCCGGAATTTTCCACGACCAATAGGTTGAATTGACAAACAGCAAATCCTGATCGCCGTCGTCGTCGAAATCGAGGAAAGCCACGCCGCCGCCCATGGTTTCCGGAAGGAGTTTGTCGCCGTACGCGCCGTTGTTGTGGACGAATCGGAGGCCGGCCGAGGCGGGGATTTCCGTGAATTTGGCGACGGGGATATCGCGCGTCGAAATCTCGCGTGTTTCCGGCGCTTGCAGAGCGGTCACGCTTGTTTTGCCTGAGCCTGGTTTGCGGTTGAGAAGAAAAATCAGTCCGACCACAGCCACTCCCAGAAGAGCGATGGCAAGAAACGACCAGCGGAACGCGCGGCCAATGATGGCGTCGTTCTCCGGCGGAGTGCTGGGTTGGCGGATGGATCCGGGTGAAGCCGCGGCCTCGTGCGGTTCGCCGGGCGACGCCGCTTTTCGTTTCACAGGGCCGGAGGGAGTCTGATTCATCTTTTCCAGGGCGCACGTTTAACATTTAATCGCGGGGTGGAAAATGGAAATTCACGGGGCGCAGCCGTAGCGCAGATTTTCAATCTGCCGTATCGCAGAATTGCATTCTGCGGGGGATCGACAAGTTTCAGGGCTTTCAAACTCGCCGATGCGCCGCCGATTGCAAATCGGCGATACGGCAGATTGAAAATCTGCGCTACGGAAACGCGTCCTGGAAAGCCCGGCGACCGGCCGGTCAATTCCCGATGAGCCCCGGATCCTCAACTCGTAATCGCACGATCCAGTGGCTCGGCTGGTTTGGGGTCTGGACCCTCATTGGCCTTTCGTTCGCCCATCAGTATTACGTCTCGAGCGCGAGCTTCGGGAATCCCGTGCCCTGGCGCCACGCGATCAGCCATTCGCTCGCGGATTGGTATCTGTTCGCTCTGCTCTCGGTTCCGGTGAGCTGGCTGGTGCGGCGGTTCGCGATCGAGCGCACGAACTGGGTGCGCCACGCCGGAATTCATCTGGCCGCCGGCGCCGCCTTTTCGATCGCGTGGATGGCGCTGCGGGCGGCGATCGGGATCTGGCAAGGCTCAGCCACCGGAGACACGGTCGGGTTCGCGGCCTTGTTCGGCTCGCTGCTGGCGAAGACATTCTATTTCAATTTGTTTGTGTATGGCGTCATCGTCAGCGTCGCGCACGCCTTCGGGTACTATCGCAGATTTCACGACCGGGAGCTCAACACCCTCGAACTGGAAAAGCGTTTGACCCATGCCAAACTTCAGGCGCTGCAAATGCAACTGAATCCCCACTTCCTTTTCAACACGCTCCACGCCATCTCCGCCCTGGTGCACAAGGACGCCGAGGCCGCCGATCGCATGATCAGCCGGTTAAGCCTGTTGCTGCGCTACACGCTGGAGAGCACGGACGCGCACGAAGTGTCGTTGAAGGAGGAGCTGACCTTTCTGGATCGCTACCTGGAGATTGAGCAAACGCGATTTGGCAGCCGGCTCACGGTGGTGCGCGATATCGCTCCGGAAACGATGCAAGCCCAGGTGCCAAATCTTCTGTTGCAGCCGCTGGTCGAGAACGCCATCCGTCACGGCATCGAACCGCAATCCAAACCCGGCCGGATCGAGCTGCGGGCGCGGCGATGGGACGAGCAACTGCGGCTCGAAGTGCGCGATAACGGCGCCGGATTCGCCCAGGGGAAATTGACTGCCGAAGGCGTCGGCCTGGCCAACACGCGCGCCCGGCTCCAGCAGCTTTATGGCAGCCGGCAGCGAATTGAGTTTTCCAATGCAACGGATGGTGGTCTGCTCGTCCAGGTGACAATCCCGTTCCGCGTCGAACTTAATGGGAGCCGGCCAACGTGAACCGGAGAGGGCAAGCCCTGAACCAGATAGGGCGAGTCCGTCCCGGCGAGCCGCCCCACCTGCTTGGAACACGTCCAGCTCGGCTCGCCGGGGACAGGCCCGCCCTGCCCAGAGGTAGAAATGAAAATCCGAAC
This window encodes:
- a CDS encoding CRTAC1 family protein, whose translation is MNQTPSGPVKRKAASPGEPHEAAASPGSIRQPSTPPENDAIIGRAFRWSFLAIALLGVAVVGLIFLLNRKPGSGKTSVTALQAPETREISTRDIPVAKFTEIPASAGLRFVHNNGAYGDKLLPETMGGGVAFLDFDDDGDQDLLFVNSTYWSWKIPEGRQVATLALYRNDGTGRFDDATAGSGLDVSLYAMGVAVGDYDNDGLTDVFITCVGGNRLFHNLGGGKFGDITAAAGVGGSPTGWSTSAAWIDCDNDGDLDLFVCNYVQWSREIDFEVDNRLVGLGRAYGRPWNFAGTFPYLYRNEGGGRFKDVSEESGVQVKNPVTGLPMAKSLGVAPVDVNGDHWIDLVVANDTVQNFVLSNRWNGTFKEVGTHAGIAFDSYGQTRGAMGIDAARFRNDDALGIAIGNFANEPNALYVSQRDSLVFADEAITEGVGPASLLLMKFGLFFFDYDLDGRLDVLTANGHIEEDINKVQASQQYRQPAQLFWNSGSSRGFRFVPVPAEKCGADLFKPIVGRGSAFADIDADGDLDVVLTQIAGPPLLLRNEQQLQHHWVRFKLVGTRSNRDAIGAWIKVRAGNRTLSRQVMPTKGYLSQSELPVTIGLGRTDSVDEVVVTWPDGSTQKVSPVKLGSLTRVVQVQ
- a CDS encoding histidine kinase, with amino-acid sequence MSPGSSTRNRTIQWLGWFGVWTLIGLSFAHQYYVSSASFGNPVPWRHAISHSLADWYLFALLSVPVSWLVRRFAIERTNWVRHAGIHLAAGAAFSIAWMALRAAIGIWQGSATGDTVGFAALFGSLLAKTFYFNLFVYGVIVSVAHAFGYYRRFHDRELNTLELEKRLTHAKLQALQMQLNPHFLFNTLHAISALVHKDAEAADRMISRLSLLLRYTLESTDAHEVSLKEELTFLDRYLEIEQTRFGSRLTVVRDIAPETMQAQVPNLLLQPLVENAIRHGIEPQSKPGRIELRARRWDEQLRLEVRDNGAGFAQGKLTAEGVGLANTRARLQQLYGSRQRIEFSNATDGGLLVQVTIPFRVELNGSRPT